Within the Streptomyces sp. NBC_00353 genome, the region TGGCTCCAGCCGCCGGCCTTGGCGAGCGTCCAGCCGTTCCAGTCGTACGTGGCGGGCGCCTCGTACGACGCGGACCAGCCGGCCAGGTCGGCGGCGGTGAGGGTGCCGGTGTGGCGGCTGCCGCTGGTGTCCATGGTGGGGCGGGCGGCCTGGCGGACCAGGGCTTCGGCGATGAAGCCCTCGCTCCAGATCTTCCGTGCGGCGTCGATCTGGGCGATGCGGTCGTCGCCGCCGGTCTTCTCGGCCTCGGCGATCAGGCGGCGCCAGGTCGCGGCGAGGGCGGGATTGCGGAAGAGCTCGCCCGGCTCGGGGGACTTGCCGCCCGGGAGGTAGACGTCGGCGGAGGACTGCCACTCGGTCTCGAAGAGTTCGCGGACCGTCTCGACGGTCTGGCCTATCCGCTCGACGGGTGCGTGGCCGTCCTCCGCGTAGCCGATCGCGTACCGCAGCACCTCGGCGACGGACTTGGTGCCGTGGTCGCGCAGCAGCAGCATCCAGGCGTCGAACGCACCGGGGACCGCGGCGGCGAGGGGGCCGGTGCCGGGGACGAGGTCCAGACCGAGGGAGCGGTAGTGGGCGACGGTGGCGCCGGCCGGGGCCGGGCCCTGGCCGCAGAGGACCTGCACGTCGCCGTCGCTCGGCGCCAGGATCATCGGCACCTCACCGGCCGGGCCGTTGAGGTGCGGTTCGACGACGTGCAGGACGAATCCGGCGGCGACGGCGGCGTCATAGGCGTTGCCGCCGTCCTCCAGGACGGCCATCGCGGACTGCGAGGCGAGCCAGTGGGTGGAGGACACCATGCCGAAGGTGCCCTGAAGGGTCGGCCGGGTGGTGAACACGGATGCGGCTCCTAGCTGCGACGTGCTGTGCGACGTACTTGTGTGTGGTTCGGATCGTATGTACGGAAGGTCAGGAGGCCGCGTCCGGGGCGGTCCCGTCCGCTTCGACGAGGTGACAGGAGACCTGCCGTCCGCCGGGCAGCTCGCGCAGGGCCGGTACCTCGGTGCGGCAGCGGTCGGTGGCGAGCGGGCAGCGGGTGTGGAAGCGGCAGCCTGCCGGGGGATCGAGCGGGCTGGGCAGGTCGCCGTGGAGCACGATGCGTTCGCGGGAGCGCTGCTCGACCGGGTCGGGGACGGGCGCGGCGGAGAGCAGCGCCTGGGTGTAGGGGTGCTTCGGGGAGGCGAACAGGTCGGCGGTCGGGGCCTGTTCGACGATCTGCCCGAGGTACATCACGGCGATCCGGTCGGCGAGGAACTCGACGGCGGCCAGGTCGTGGGTGATGAACAGGCAGCCGAACCCGCGGTCGCGCTGCAGGTCGGCGAGCAGGTTGAGGACGGACGCCTGCACGGAGACGTCGAGCGCGGACGTCGGTTCGTCGGCGACGACCAGATCGGGGTCGCAGGAGAGTGCACGGGCGATGGAGATGCGCTGGCGCTGGCCGCCGGAGAGCTCGTGCGGATGCCGGTCGGCGTGCTCGGGGCGCAGGCCGACCTGACCGAGGAGCTGCTCGACCCTGGCGCGCACCTCCTCGCCCCGGGCCTGGCGGTGCAGCTTGATCGGTTCGGCGATGATCTGGCCGATGGTCATGCGTGGGTCGAGCGAGGACGACGGGTCCTGGAAGACCAGGTGGAAGTCCTTGCGCAGGGGGCGCAGGGCGCGGCGCGAGAGGTGGGTGACGTCGGTGCCGTTGATGCGGACGGTGCCGCCGGTCGGTTCGTCGAGGCGTACGGCGCAGCGGCCGACGGTCGACTTACCACTGCCGGACTCGCCGACCAGGCCGACGACCTCGCCGCGGCCGATGGTGATCGAGACACCGTCGACGGCGCGGACGGTGCCACCGCCGGAGGCGCCGAAGTGCCGTTCCATGGCGGTGATTTCGAGCACCGGTATGTTCTCTCCGGCGGCTCCGTCGCTGCCGCGCGGTGCGGGGACCGTCTGTGCGGTGGTCACTCTCCGGCCTCCTGGTCAGGTGTGTCGGTCGTGTCGGGTGCGGGGGTGGTGTCCGCGGCGGCGTCGGCGCCGTAGGGGTGCCAGCAGGCCGCCCGGTGGAGGGCGTCCGCGCCCGCCTTCGGATCGATGGCCTTGAAGCCGGGTCGGCCAG harbors:
- a CDS encoding ABC transporter ATP-binding protein; translated protein: MERHFGASGGGTVRAVDGVSITIGRGEVVGLVGESGSGKSTVGRCAVRLDEPTGGTVRINGTDVTHLSRRALRPLRKDFHLVFQDPSSSLDPRMTIGQIIAEPIKLHRQARGEEVRARVEQLLGQVGLRPEHADRHPHELSGGQRQRISIARALSCDPDLVVADEPTSALDVSVQASVLNLLADLQRDRGFGCLFITHDLAAVEFLADRIAVMYLGQIVEQAPTADLFASPKHPYTQALLSAAPVPDPVEQRSRERIVLHGDLPSPLDPPAGCRFHTRCPLATDRCRTEVPALRELPGGRQVSCHLVEADGTAPDAAS